Within Wyeomyia smithii strain HCP4-BCI-WySm-NY-G18 chromosome 2, ASM2978416v1, whole genome shotgun sequence, the genomic segment CTTTTCTTTACTAATTGCACCATGTACTTATAATCTTCTCTTGTTAGCTTTACTTGTAATCACTTTGTACGCCAACTAATTGTCGTCTGTCTAACTTAGAGGTCAATCTGCAAATGATCTGGTGTCTCTCTGATCGATCTATATTGACCGCCGAGTTCTTCGGTGATATCCTGCGCCAACATGTGTCGCCTTCTAATTGGCTGGATCAGATTACCGCTTTGAGAGGTCTTGAGAGGAATTCTTTGCTCATGGCAAAGGATCAATCGGTTCGCGTGGATTGGTTGTTGTCTAGGCTAAAAGTCGACCTACCTTAGGGGTGTCGAGTTAAACTTAAGCGTTTCGAGTTTAGTTCGTAACTCTTCCAACGCTTCGCTACGTGTGCGGTTACAGAGGAAcagtcctcaaaattagtttttttgtccaaaactttttctgtaatcgtcgaaacagttcaagatgttctaagatttcgttcattcagctaaacctcgcatttttgtagaatatattggttagatattttcatttgttctaaagatatttctagttttttgctgaaaatagccatattttgagtccatatttctccgaagattgcagatagtagcaaatcagactgtatgcatttgaaagtttgtcaaaagaactgcattacttataagagttcaactgtttccaGTTGTATCAAACCGAGTACTGgatgaaaggaaaacacccctcaaaatgagttttttgtccataactttttctgtaatcgtcgaaacaattcaagatgttctaagatgttgttcattctgctaaacctcgcatttttgtagaatatattggtttgatattttcatttgttgtaaagatatttctagttttttgctgaaaatagccatatttcgagtccatatttcttcgaatataataataataataataataataacaacaataataataataataagtcattctgtgccgaacacgcatcagcattGTGCTTAGAAAtcgctccgataaatttcaatacgTGTGTGCAAGTGGTGGCATTTTTTGACCGGTCCCGGTGTCTTTTGTCTGGATTGCTGTGTCGCAAGGTCAAGCGCCTTTGTGTTactgtgtcgctttgtagctgcctgctgtcgaacgatttggtggtgagtgcagtgcactgcaacacgaaggagaaaaagaaaggaaggtacgttcttcttgtctgtcccatcggcgcgctaggtttagcgcgatggatgtagaccccccacctcccgcacctccatcGTCGAATCCcctcgaccctgtccctcctgccccccTCCTAATATTATTTCCTCAGCTCCCCCACGTGTCAGATAGTATCCAGATGAATCGACTCTTCcggtggcagtttacctcaggcctaaagcggggccgaaatcgaaatctttaaacattctacagatttcgaaagacctgacgtcacactttaaagctgtgactgaaattttaaaaaatcaggccgaacaagctccgtgtcgtggtcaatgaccttaaagaggccaacgatatagcttgctccgagctttttacacgggaataccgtgtctatgtaccgctagagatgtggagatcgacggtgtcgtgaccgattcgagtctgtccgtcgagtgtatattggaaAGTGCTAAAGGatgctttaaaaacaacacatgccccgatgtgaaggtgctcgactgcaagcaattgcggtcagtatcgatcgtcggtgacaaaaaagtttacactccgtcagactcgtttcgagttacgttcgccgggtctgcactaccaagccacatctcgatccaccgggttcgtctccctgtgaggctatacgtgccccgcgtcatgaactgtacgcattgcaagcagttaggccatacagccgcctactgctgcaataaggcacgatgtggcaagtgtggggagactcatgcggaagattcttgcagtgttaacgctgtaaagtttattcactgcggggaaaatctgcatgagctctcgacatgtgcggtgtacatgcagcgcagggacaaaataaaacggtctctcaaagagcgttcaaagcgttcctacgctgacatgctgaagaagaccgctACCACGTGTCCCATAACAgcaaacccctttgatctgttgtcctctgatgaaaccgattctgacgattcaccagcgggaacatcttatgccaatcctggggagtctagaaagaggaaaaatatttcctcacctaaacttccccgaaaaggtcctaagatttcccaaagtgaaatgaatggtacaaacaaacctaaaagtgcagcggaaaaaccgaagcaaacccttctgggcttgcaaatttaaagtcccagaaggagttcccagcacttcctggaacatctaaaaccccagttgttccttttgcacatccagttgaaaaatcaaatgctggactggtgaaattttctgacattgtggactggatttttgaaactttcaacgtACCCGATCCAATCAAAGATTTTCTTACAgtattcctcccaacagttagaacatttttgaagcagttgactgctcaatggcccctccttgcagcgatcgtatccttcgatgcctaattcatctgcttttgtgaaggattctatctctgtcttacagtggaattgtagaagtattttaccaaaaattgattcgtttaaagttttgataaatagaaacaaatgcgatgcattttccctctgtgaaacttggcttacttcgaatactgatctcaacttccatgatattgtattgcctcaatatatattcctcccagagcacaggttgggcaacggctgctctttgatttaatagaatttcttccctcgccacgtttgattttgggagactttaactatcatggcgtggcttggggttccccttctaatgataaccgctcctctttaatttatagcctttgcgataacttcgacatgactattctaaacaacggtgaaatgacacgtgtcccgaaacctccagcgcgcccaagcgctttggatctctctctttgttcgacgtcgctacggttggattgcacatggaaggtaatcctcgatcctcacggtagcgaccatttgcctattcttatttcaattaccaacgggtcaactcgcatgcggccaattgacattccgtatgacctcacatggAATGTTGATtgaaagttatacgaggaaatggtttcagaagccttacgagtcgattcaacatcatataccacttgaagaatacaacctcctcgcgggcttgattctcgacgccgcgttgcaagcccaaacgaagaaatatcccggcgtaacgatcaaagaacggcctcccactccgtggtgggacaaagagtgctccgatgtctacacgcaaaaatccgacgcgtttttggcctatcagaagaaaggtatacctggcgactataaacggtattcggagcttgataccaagcttaaaagcttggctaaagcaaagaaacgcggatattggcgtcggttcgtgaacgagacgtcgagggagatatcgatgagcactctttggaacacagccagaagaatgcggaatcgcgtagcggtcaacgaaagcgaagagtcttcaagtaggtggatatttgattttgccaggaaagtatgtccggactctgttcctgcgtaaaactttgttcgcgatgcgtctccgggccacgacgcgatagaatcaccttttacgatggcagaattttcaattgccctcctgtcctgtaacaataacgcgcctgggttagatagaatcaaattcaacttgttgaaaaatctacccggcaatgccaagaggtgcttgttgaacttgttcaataagttcctggagcaaaacattgtaccgcaagattggaggcaagtgaaggtcatccaaaaaccgggaaaaccagcctctgatcacaactcctataggccgattgcaatgctatcctgtatccggaaattgatggagaaaatgatactccgtcgcttagaccattgggtcgaatcaaatggtctactgtcagatactcaatttggtttccgccgtgccaatgggacgaatgattgtcttgcgttgctttcaacagatattcagctggcgtatgctcgcaaagaacaaatggcgtctgcgttcttggacattaagggggcttttgattccgtttctattgacattctttcggacaaacttcaccgacaaggattttctccaattttgaacaattttttgcacaatgtgTTGTccaaaaagcacatgcattttacgcatggcgatttggcaacttttcgaattagctacatgggtcttccccagggctcatgtttaagcccccttctttacaatttttatgtaaatgacatcgacgaatgtctggcaaattcatgcacgataagacaactagcagacgacagcgtggtctctgttacaggagccaaagctgccgatttgcaaggaccattgcaagataccttggacaatttgtctgcttgggctctacagctaggtatcgaatgctctccggagaagactgagatagtagttttttctaggaagcatgaacctgctcagctccagccacaattaatgggtaaaacgatttctcaggttttggtacacaagtatcttggtgtctggttcgactctaaaggcacctggggttgtcacattaggtatctgatgaaaaaaagccaacaaagagtgaattttcttcgtacaataaccggatcatggtggggagcacaccCGGGAGACCCTActaggctttaccaaacaacgatattgtcggtaattgagcacgggtgtttctgcttccgctccgcagcaaacacacatttgatcaaactggagcgacaATATCTttgtaacaataacaataacaataacaataacaataacaataacaataacaataacaataacaataacaataacaataacaataacaataacaataacaataacaataacaataacaataacaataacaataacaataacaataacaataacaataacaataacaataacaataacaataacaataacaataacaataacaataacaataacaataacaataacaataacaataacaataacaataacaataacaataacaataacaataacaataacaataacaataacaataacaataacaataacaataacaataacaataacaataacaataacaataacaataacaataacaataacaataacaataacaataacaataacaataacaataacaataacaataacaataacaataacaataacaataacaataacaataacaataacaataacaataacaataacaataacaataacaatagcaatagtaataataataataataacaacaacaacaacaacaacaacaacaacaacaacaacaacaacaacaacaacaacaacaacaacaacaacaacaacaacaacaacaacaacaacaacaacaacaacaacaacaacaacaacaacaacaacaacaacaacaacaacaacaacaacaacaacaacaacaacaacaacaacaacaacaacaacaacaacaacaacaacaacaacaacaacaacaacaacaacaacaacaacaacaacaacaacaacaacaacaacaacaacaacaacaacaacaacaacaacaacaacaacaacaacaacaacaacaacaacaacaaaaacaacaaaaacaacaacaacaaaaacaacaacaacaacaacaacaacaacaacaacaacaacaacaacaacaacaacaacaacaacaacaacaacaacaacaacaacaacaacaacaacaacaacaacaacaacaacaacaacaacaacaacaacaacaacaacaacaacaaaaacaaaaacaacaacaacaacaaaaacaacaacaacaacaacaacaacaacaacaacaacaacaacaacaacaacaacaacaacaacaacaacaacaacaacaacaacaacaacaacaacaacaacaacaacaacaacaacaacaacaataataataataataataataataataataataataataataataataataataataataataataataataataataataataataataataataataataataataataataataataataataataataataataataataataataataataataataataataataataataataataataataataataataataataataataataataataataataataataataataataataataataataataataataataataataataataataataataataataataataataataataataataataataataataataataataataataataataataataataataataataataataataataataataataataataataataataataataataataataataataataataataataataataataataataataataataataatataataataataataataataataataataataataataataataataataataataataataataataataataataataataataataataataataataataataataataataaaaataataataataataataataataataataatcggaATATAAATAGTTTCACGCCAAACGCAAGTTACTAAAACTGTCTTCTTTCCTAGCAAACTATGGACCTGAGGTGcaccaaaatttatttttttatgtgtagcaactacaagttaccattgattgcgtttagtcctctacacacctcctctcgcctgataCGGACCCATTGAAGCGTGAGGGAATCAAAGTGAACTGAGTTTTAACTTTCTGAGGCACACGTGTTATTATTCGCACATGGCTAACTGTTCTGATCCAGTTGCATCGACATTCAGCTTCGCTGAAGACAGAAATAGATGATTTTGGGATGTAAAAGGAACGTAGTGTCATAAATATTCAGCATGTCTCCGAGATTTGAAATTAACCAAACCactatcagttgattatgaacgtcaaTCTATAGTAACATATCCAATTAGTCCTGTAACATCATACAGCTTCATTAAAATTAGGTTGTTAAGTGATGGCATAAGACAGTATccgactatttttttttattttttttttttaaaggggggatttgttagtagcttaagtatttatgataaatattagtaaataatgagtatgtgtgtccaatcacaaatggtgacttctcaacactgttagaaatttgtaattttaattgttaggatttgtttgcttccgcaattaggacttgtcattcgtagggatttaaacctacttgtcagaaaaggggaagtaaacttacaactaacttaattgctaacttattggctataaagagagcttatcgtagcaaatgaggattgcaacgatctttgtcgaaaattgttaataattttatttgacatagcttctaatggttcaacaccagtaagtctatgtaattcg encodes:
- the LOC129722146 gene encoding ataxin-8 gives rise to the protein QQQQQQQQQQQQQQQQQQQQQQQQQQQQQQQQQQQQQQQQQQQQQQQQQQQQQQQQQQQQQQQQQQQQQQQQQQQQQQQQQQQQQQQQQQQKQQKQQQQKQQQQQQQQQQQQQQQQQQQQQQQQQQQQQQQQQQQQQQQQQQQQQQQQQ